From one Corvus hawaiiensis isolate bCorHaw1 chromosome 34 unlocalized genomic scaffold, bCorHaw1.pri.cur SUPER_34d, whole genome shotgun sequence genomic stretch:
- the LOC125320751 gene encoding translation initiation factor IF-2-like produces the protein MTLLKKAAQTPPPKSREMTPNRSGTPSPPPVPTCAAPGPSCQGPRTLPPPLGPVPAPPPGVPEPPAAPPGDPDSPAAPGVGGGSRRVLFADALGLPLTRLRQYRPWDPRGRGGPPGGGGEGPLVGGEGGAVGEPPPPGIWMRPGKGRPQEAEDVQPPPPDHSTEPDPAPTPPPDVEQPPAQGAEDEAVARELEQLYLSHLRRLRGDPGDSDPPPRNGGPPFPERAPNTSLANEMALRYEGGGRCSPPVLLGRGGAGGGGAGGAGAAPPGAGDQFGGGPQGVRGGLGFGRAGAGGLGGRGGPHGRAGPGALPGTGLAHVRGGGEAPLSPPKIVTSQIVTAPPPPPFHP, from the exons ATGACGCTGTTGAAAAAAGCAGCTCAAACGCCCCCTCCGAAAAGCCGAGAAATGACCCCAAATCGCTCGG GgacccccagcccacccccCGTGCCCACGTGTGCGGCACCAGGCCCCTCGTGCCAAGGCCCTCGCACGCTGCCCCCTCCCCTCGGGCCG GTCCCCGCGCCCCCGCCGGGGGTCCCCgagccccccgccgcccccccgggGGACCCCGACAGCCCCGCGGCCCCCGGTGTGGGCGGGGGGTCCCGGCGGGTCCTTTTCGCCGAcgctctggggctgcccctgACCCGCCTGCGGCAATACCGGCCCTGGGACCctcgggggcggggggggccgccgggggggggcggggagggaccCCTcgtagggggggaggggggcgcgGTGGGAGAGCCGCCCCCCCCCGGGATCTGGATGAGACCTGGGAAGGGCAG GCCACAGGAGGCGGAGGACGTGCAGCCCCCACCCCCCGACCACAGCACAG AGCCTGACCCTGCCCCAACGCCCCCCCCGGATGTGGAGCAGCCCCCGGCACAG GGCGCTGAGGACGAGGCGGTGGCgcgggagctggagcagctctacCTGTCCCACCTGCGCCGGCTGCGGGGGGACCCCGGCGACAGCGACCCCCCCCCGAGAAACGGGGGCCCCCCCTTCCCCGAGCGAGCCCCCAACACCTCTCTGGCCAACGAGATGGCCCTGCGCTACGAGGGTGGGGGGCGGTGCAGCCCCCcggtgctgctggggagggggggggccGGTGGAGGGGGCGCTGGTGGTGCCGGCGCGGCCCCCCCGGGGGCGGGGGACCAGTTTGGGGGGGGCCCTCAGGGGGTGCGGGGTGGTCTTGGCTTTGGCCGTGCTGGTGCCGGTGGCCTGGGGGGACGGGGGGGGCCCCACGGCCGCGCTGGCCCTGGGGCTCTACCTGGCACTGGCCTGGCTCAcgtgaggggggggggggaagcccCATTGTCACCACCCAAAATTGTCACCTCCCAAATCGTcacagccccccccccccccccatttcaCCCTTGA